GCCTGAGCAGCTACTACCGCACCGATATCGGCATGAGTCTGTGGCCACCGGGAAAGGAGTGACCGCCATGACCTTCATCCGTTGCAGTTTTGTCTCTCTGCTTTTGTCAGTGGTGTTGGCGCAGGGCCAGACGAATTTCACGCTGCGCCTGCAGAATGAATCCCGGCAGGTGGCGGGTACGCCCATGATCGATCGCGCCGGTGAAACCGTTGCCTGGCGCGCGGCCGGCAGTTTGACCTGGCAGAATCAACACGGCAGCAGCCTGCTCACGCAGCCGGGCCGCTTCCTGAAGCACGCGTTGAGCGCAAATGGCGAAACACTGGCGGTTTTGGAAATGGCAGCGCCCGACACGCTGGTGCTGACGTGGTTCGATCAACATGGCCTCGCCCTTGGCCGTCACACCTTGCAGCGGCATGAAGACGATCCCCTGCCGCAAGTTTGTTTGAGCAAGCAGGGCACGGCCGTGGTGGTCGCCCAGCCGGCCACGGCGCACGTGACGTTTCTCGCGGGCAACGGTGCGGCGCCACGCGTTCAGCCGCTTTTTGATGAAGCCGCGTACGCGAATGAGCGGCCGCTGTTCGTGGCGGCGGGCGAGCAGAGCTTTGTCGTGCTCAGTCAGCGCGAAGTTTCGAACGGCCAGCGGCCGGGACAGCCGGTGTTGATCTGTTTTTCGCATGATGGCCAGGAACGCTGGCGCCGCGAGCTGCCTGCGGGCACCGCCGGCGGCTTGGAGGTGTCGCGCAACGGTGAATGGATCGTTGCGAGCCGCTATCAGGTGGATAGTGCCACAGGTGCGGTGGAGTCTGCGATGGTGTTGTTCGATCGCGAGGGCGTGCAGCAGGCCACAACCGCCGGACTTTTTCGCCAGGCCCGGTTTTCCGAGAACGGCGAGCGATTGTTCGTGATGGATCGCCGCCAGGTTCGCCTGCTCAAGCTGCCGGGCCTCAGCACCATCTGGCAGAGTTCACTGACCGGTCGCCAAGAGATGTTCGTCGATATTGCCATGGACCCGGCGGGCCGCGACCACTTCTTTGCCCTGGCGGCGGTGAGCACTTTCAAGAACGACCGCTTCGTTTTCGAACGCGGGCGCTTGATCAAATTCACCGCCGGCCGGCAACATACCAGCATGCGCCTGTCAAGTGATTTGGTGAATCCCGCGCTGGCCTTTTCCGCGGCGGGGCAGCGGCTGCTGCTGGCGGCGGACGGTCTGGTGCAGCGCTACACCGTCGTGAGTGTGGTGCGGACGCCGGGGAAGCGTGCAATCAGACAATAAGACCACAGCGTGCCGCTGCCGCCGTTTTCACGCCCCTTTCACTGCAAGCCTGCGCGAGTCATTGCCATGATGCCAAAACTGCTTGTTCTGCTCTTGCTGCTCTATCCCCTCACCGCCGGCGCGCAGTTTCCGTGGCCGGTGACGCCGTTTCAAGAAACGCATGTCATCACCGGCACCTTTTGTGAATATCGCGACACCGCGCCGGCGCCGCACTATCACAACGGCACAGATATTCCCAAGGAAGACCGCTCGCCGGTCTATCCCTGCGCCGACGGCATCGTCACTGCCATCGATCCCACCGGCAGCAGTGCCTATGTGCGCGTGGGCCGTTTTGCTTATGTTCATATCGCGCCCAACCCGGCGTTGAGCCTCGGCGATTCCGTGTTTAAATCCGAGACCGTGCTCGGCACCATTCTCGACGGCCTGGGGCATGTACACTTGACCGAGGGACAGGTGGGCAGCGAAGTAAACGCCCTGCGCATAAGCACGGGCCTGGCGCCCTACGTTGACACCTGGGCGCCGGTGATCAATTTCGTCAAGCTCTTTCTCACCGGCACCAACTCGGAATTCACCGGCGGCAACGTCAGCAGCCGCGTGGATATCGTGGCCCACCTCTCCGAACGCAACGGCCCGCCCGGCAGCTCGAGTTCCGTGCTCAACAACGGCGCCTACAAAGTCGGCTATCGCATTCTTACTGCCAATCGCGATTCGGTCGTTTACCTGCCGCCCACCAACGGCGTGCGTTTCCAATTTGATCGCAAGCCTTCCGGCGACGTGCACTACACGTTTCATCCGTCCTATTCTTCCACCAGCATGCATGTGTACTACGTCAGCAACACCGCCAACGGCCGTGCTTACTGGGACACGGAAACCCTGCCGCCCGGCAATTACATGCTGCACGTCTTCGCCGAAGACACGTATGGCAATGCCGGCAATGCCTACGTGCCGGTGCAGATTTCAAAAAAGGATTTGCTCGCGCCCGCGCGTCCCCTTTTGCTGTCAATTTCGAAACCGGCGACGCCTGTGGCGCGCTGGCTTGCCAACAGCGAGGTTGATTTGCGTGGTTACCGCCTCTATGCCTCTGCTGAGAATGTCAATGCCTGGCAGCTCGCGCTTGATGAAACCACTCTGCCGCGGAATGTCACCTCCGCCAGCCTGGCAATGCCTGCCCATGACGCGTATTACCGCCTGACGGCCGTTGACACCACCGCGCCGCCGAATGAAAGTCCCTATTCCGATGTTTATGGCTTGGCGTCTTCGCCGCGGCCGGAGCGCATTTTGATCGTCGATGGCTTTGACCGCTTTGGCAATTCCGGCAGTTGGTCGCAGCCGTGGCACTATTTCGTTTTTCATCACGGCGATGCGATTGCAGCGGCCGGCTTTGCCTTTGAAAGCTGCGCGAATGAGGAAATCATCTCCGGCGCGATCAAACTCGCAGACTACCAGGCAGTGTTTTGGCTGCTCGGAGATGAATCCACTACCGATGAAACCTTCAACGACACGGAACAGGCGCGGGTCAAGGCCTATCTGCAAAACGGCGGCAAACTCTTTGTCTCGGGTTCGGAAGTGGCGTGGGATTTGGACACGGCGGCGCGCGGCACGGCCGGCGATGAAGCGTTTTTGCGCGATTATCTCAGGGCCGACTATGTCGCGGATGATGCCAATAACACGACCGTGACCGGCGAGGCCGGCGGTATCTTTGCAGGATTGAATTTCACCTACGGCAGTCTGCCCTATATTGAAGACTATCCTGATGCCATTGCCCCCGTCGCTGGCAGCACGGCTTGCCTGCGCTACGGCAACGGCCAGATCGCGGGCGTGCAGTTCGAAGGTGTGTTTCCGAACGGCACGCAGCCGGGCAAGCTGGTTTATCTCGGCTTTCCTTTCGAAACGATTTCCGCGGCCACGGCGCGCGGCGAGCTGATGCAGCGCGTGCTGGCCTTCTTTTTCCCCGGTGCCACCGCGGTGGCGGACGCGCCGGCTTCAGACATTCCACGGGAATTCGTTCTCTATCAGAACTATCCGAATCCGTTTAATCCTGCCACCACGATTCGTTTCGGTTTGCCCGCAGCCGCTTCCGTTCGTTTGGAAATTTTTGACATGCTTGGCCGCCGCGTGCGCACATGGCCGGCGCGGGTTTATCAGGCAGGCATTCACAGCTTGAGTTGGGAAGGGAAAACTGACGCAGGCGTCACCGTTACCAGCGGTGAATACTTCTTGCGTATGGTGGCGGAGGCGAATGGGCGAGAGAAGATTAGCAGAGTAATTAAGTTGAGTTTTGTGCGATAACTCCCAACGCGGCCGAGCTGCAACCCGAGAAGGTCATCTGGAGAAGACAGAACAGACAGAGAGAGTCGTGTTTGGAGGCTCTACTTTAGCCTCAAAAGAGGGTTCCAATCATCGCCGGCTGCGCAGGAATCCGATCAAAGCGCCGAGTGCGATGCCTATTCCCACGCCCACGCCGATGTTGTGCATGACGACGCCCATGCCGGCGCCCAGGGCAGCACCCAAAGCAATCCATCGTCCCAGTTCGTTTCTTGGGCGATTCATCTCTCTTTCCTTTCTGATTGGTTCATCCCGCCTCCCTCACAAAGACCACATAATCGGTATTCACCGGCTCGTCGCCGGCGCGTCGCAACTCCCACGCAATCTGGCCGCGGTGATAGGCGCCGTGCAGCACCACCTGCGCGAGAATGTCGGCGGCCACCGAGTGAAATTCCATCCCCTTGCTGTTGCGGTAGGTGATAATCGCCGCCAGGCTCTCCTCAGCCGATTCCTCCAAATAGCTTTGATAACCTGCGGCGTTGGCTTCGAGCAATCGCATGCAGGCCGGCAACGCCAGATCGGGCCAAATCGCCAGGCCGGCACTGTCCTCCCCCCGCAGGCGTGTCAGCCACACCTGCTCGGCTGCCAGCAAATGCGCCAAAAAGCGCAGAACCGTGGGCGCGGCCGGCGCCATCTGCAAAAGCTGCAGCACATTGTTGTTCGCCCAGCGCACATAGTGAAAGAGCCGAGTAAGATATTTTTTGCCGGGGGGACTGCCGGCAGCCGGCTCGTGGCCCTCGCGCGCAAAGGTGATGAAATCCGTGTTGACCGGTTCACTGCCGGTTTGGCGCACTGCCAAAGCAAGCTGGCCGCGATGATACGATCCGTGCATCGCCACGTGCAGGAACAAATCCGCCGTGGAAGTGTGCTGCACTGCGCCGCGGCTGTTGCGATAGCTCACGACATGATCGAAATCGGCAGCAGCCTGCTCCGCCAGAAATTCCGCATAGCCAGTCTGATTGGCGCGCGCCAGCGGCGGCAGCGCAGCCGCTTCGAGCTCGGGCCAGAAATCCTGCGGCCAGGGATTCCTGCCGCGCATGCGTTCGAGATAGATTTGCTCGGTGGTCAGAAGATGCCCGGCGAGACGCCCGAGCCGCGGCGCTGCCTCCGGCAACTGCTGCAGCATGGTCAGCGCGCGTTGGTTGGCCCAATCCGCATGCTGGCGCATGCGCTGAAAGAAAGTCGTGGTCATAGTTGTTGCAGACATGGTTGAAAAGTTCTTCCGCGCGCAGGAGATCCGGCCACGCCGGTGCCGAAGTGCAGGCGGATCATCGTCACAACTTGAAATCGCCTCACCCGATTTCTTGAACCCAGCCGTGCGGATCCGCGCCGGTCTGCAGTTGCACTTCCGCCAGCCGCTCCCACAATCGGCGGGTGATTTTATATTCCTCGATTGCCAGCTTGCGCGTGTTGCCCTGATAGTGCAGCGAAACGATCGGTGTAATCACCGCGGCATTGCCGGTGCAGAAAACTTCGGCAATCTGCTTGGGACTCATGATTTCGCTGACGGGCAGCGGCCGGTGTTCCACTGGAATGCCGAGATCGCGCGCCAGCGTCAGCACCGAATCGCGCGTGATGCCGGAAAGAATGTTTTCGGATTGCGGACTGACGAGCGTGCCGCCGGCAGTCACCGCCAGCAGGTTGGCGCCGGAAAACTCCTCGACGAATTGGCTGTGCTGGGCGTCGAGATAGAGCACGTCATGAAAAGGCTGATCGCTGACCTTGACGGGCTTGCCGCCGGCCCAATCGCAGCCGTGGCGCGCCAGTTGCGCGGGCAGCAAACCGGAAACATAATTGCCCGCAATCTTCACGTCGCCGGTGCCGCCTGGTGCGGCCCGATGGAAATGCTGGGTGATCAAAACATTCATACCTTCCACCGGATAGTAAGCGCGCACCGGCGAGCAATAGACCAGAAACAAATGATCTTTGGCCGGTCGCACGCCGAGCTGCGGGCCATGGCCGATCAGCAGCGGCCGCACATACAGACACAGCGGATTGCGCGTCGGCCACGCCCAGTTCGCCGGCCGATAGGGCGGGATGACTTCGCGATTGGCCAGTACCGTGCTTGCCACTGCTTCCGCAAACATCTCCACCGGCACCTTCGGCAGCAGGACTCTGCTGGCGGTTTTCTGCAAGCGTCGGGCATTATCGCGAATGCGGAAAAGCACGACGCGGCCTCGGGCGGAAAGATAAGCCTTGGTGCCTTCGAAGGCAGCGGTGCCGTAATGCAAGGCGCAAGTGGCGGGATGGAGGGAAAGATGCTGCAGCGGAACGAGGGGCGAATCCGCGACGCTGTGCCAGTTGGATTCGACGTAGTCATCGGAATAGTAGTGCTCCCAGCCTGTCTCCAGACACGAGTTCGGCCAGTGCCGGCTTTCTTCCGGGTGGTTGCTCGAAACATGGCAGGCCAGATACATGCGGGAGGTCTGATAGACATCAAACGCCAGCCGCTCCAGTTCCGGGACCAGCAGTTTTCGAATCGGCAGCGGGATGGCCTCCGGCGCTGAGCCGGCACCTCGCAGTGTTTTGAGCGTGGACATCGTGAAAGCTCCCGTGGAGAAGTCCGGTGTTGGTGAATTGCATCATTTGCTGGCGGAAAAAAGCAGCGAGTGCAGCAAATTAATCCATTTTCCGAATAATGCCAGGCAAAAGTTGGCCGGTGGCGCGTGCCGCAACCGGCGGGGCCGGCAATCACAGCTCGCAACATTTCCCCCAACTCGCTTTTGAACGTTTTGCGCTTTGCCCCTGTCTTTGCCGGTGAACGTCAATTTACAAGACCATGACGAGGAGCCTTCTATGATCTCGACGCAGACTCGTGCGCCGCAAAATTCCCCTGTTGATCATGATTTCAGTCCGGCACTCTACCCGCAGTGGCGCGACCGGCTGCCCATCTATCGCCTGGGAAAACAGTTCTTCCTGCCCGTCGCCAAGATCGTTTGGATCGGCACCAAGCACCGTCTGGTTTATGCCTACACGGAGAACCGGCATCACGCCCTGGACTTTGGCATGGAAGAACTTTATGCTTGGCTCAACCCGGCCTCGTTTTTTCGCGTGCACCGCTCTGCCATCGTCAACCTGCAGCAAATTGAGAAAGTCACCCATCTGCCTGACGGCCGTTGCCAACTTCGCATGAAAGACGGCTTTCAGAGTGAAGTGACCGTCAGCCGGTACCGCGCGCCGGAGTTCATGAAGGCGATGCGCACACGCGCGCTGCATTCGCCCGCCTAGTCGAGCAGCCGATTTCACAACGCCTCGCGCGCACCCGGCATGGGATCACCCGGGGAGATTCTCTTTCCGCACGGCCCGGTGCACTGTTACCTTGAAGCGCACGGCACCTCCGCTGTCATACAGCTAGGATTCAGTGAAGACTTGAGCATAGCTCGGGCAAGCCGGAACCAAACAGGACACAAAACTGAGCGGCCACAAAGACTGTTTTGTGTGCTTTCAGGTTTGTGTACCGCAATTTTTTGCTTTCTTGCAACGAGTTTACACGAAAGACCAAGCCACGGATGAACACGGATTCTCACGGATTTCGTGTTTGGGCTTCATCCGTGTCGATCCGTGGCTAACGCTCTTCACTCCTCTTCCTGAATGATCTTTTCCCCATTGGAAGAACACAGGCTTCCAGCCTGCAAACGAAGGCAAGCTGGCAACTTGCGCCACAACATCTTCGCGGTCGTGATAGTCTTTCCAGAGTAATACTCCATATTGCCGAGTTCTTTTCAAGATTCGTCTGCATGGCGCTTCGAGCGAGTGTTGCTGCAAGTTGACGTAACAGTGCACCAGCATTACATGCCGAAAAAAATCCCAATTTGTATTGAGCACACAGGCAAGTCAAGTCAACACAATCCTTGCCGGGCTCGCGTGAGAAGCCCGTCGGCAACTTAGTAATACAACGTTAGGTCGAATTCTACCGCACAGACAAATAGCCCAAAGGGGCAAAAGGTAAAAGCGAAGGGCAACGCCCTGAGAAAACCGTGATCAGGAGAAATCACCAAGCCCCATGGGGCGCCATAGAACCACGTCAGGAATGCCGCCTCTGCAGGGCTAAATGCGACAAATCCTATCGGTTCCCAGGGCGCTGCCCGTGGGCTATTGCATGCGACCCCGTCGGGGTCAACCCGGTTTTTAAACGAGGAGTGTGTACCTAACGTTGTAATTTGCCGGCCGGCTGCGCGAGACTTCCCGCCTCTTTTTCCTCCACCATCAACATTGCTGGTTCGCCTGCTGACGCCGCAACTTGCGGCGCGACGTTGTTTTTTGCCTGCCCGCTGCGTATATTGCGCCCGCCAAAATTCACAAGCACACCCGAGCACGGTGATCTGCGGGCATGATACACATTCACAACTTGAACAAACAATTCGGACCGCAAGTTGTTTTTGCGGACGCTTCGGCGCATATCCCGCCGCACACGCGCGTTGGCCTGGTCGGGCCCAACGGCTCCGGCAAAACCACGCTGTTTCGCCTGCTGATCGGCGAAGAACAGCCGGATGCCGGCAGCATTGTGCTGGCGAAAGGCGCGCGGCTGGGCCATCTCAAGCAGGAGGTGTGGGACAATCCCGAGCGCAGCATCCTGGCGGAAGTGCTGGCCGGTTTTCCGGAGCTGCAGGCGCTCGAGCAGAATCTGATCGAGCTGGAGGCCGCGCTGGCCAGCAATCACGAGCCAGGCCTGATCGCGCGCTACGGCGAATTGCGGCAACGCTTCGAAGCCCTGGGCGGCTATGATCGCGAGCATGAAGCCAAGAAAATTCTGAGCGGCATCGGCTTCTCGCCGGCGCAATTCAGCCAGCCGCTGCATACTTTTTCCGGCGGCTGGATGATGCGGGTCGCGCTCGCGAAACTGCTGCTGAGCAAGCCGGAAGTGCTGCTGCTCGACGAACCGACCAATCACCTCGATTTGGAGGCCATCGTCTGGCTGGAAGACTTCCTGCTGGATTACCCCGGCACCATCGTGTTGACCACTCACGATCAAGTCTTCATGCAGCGCATTGCCGCGCGCATCATCGAGATCAGCAGCCGGCAACTGGTGACCTACCTCGGCGATTTCGAATCCTACGCCGAGCAAAAGGCCGCGCGCCGCGAGCAGCTCGAGGCGCAATTCAAAAATCAGCAAAAGAAGATCGAGCAGACCGAGCGGTTCATCGAGCGCTTTCGCTACAAGGCGACCAAGGCGCGGCAGGTGCAAAGCCGCATCAAGATGCTCGAAAAGCTCGAGCGCGTGCAGGTGGAAACCGAAGCCCCGCGCGCCATGAAGTTTCGCCTGCCGCAGCCGGAGCGTTCGGGCGTGGATGTCATTACGCTGCGCGGGGTACTGAAACGCTACGGCGAAAAAGTCGTGTACCGCAAACTCGACTTTCATCTCGCGCGCGGGGAAAAGGTGGCGCTGCTCGGGCCCAACGGCGCGGGCAAATCCACGCTGCTCAAGATCGTTGCCGGCGTCTTGCCGATTGAGGACGGCGAGCGCAGCTACGGCCACAACGTCACGGTGGAATACTATGCCCAGCATCAGCTCGAGAGCCTGAATCCCGCGGCCACGGTCTACGAGGAAATCGCGGGCGTCACCGGCCACCTGCTGCCGGAGCAGCGCCGCACGCTGCTGGGCGCGTTTCTGTTCTCCGGTGATGACGTGTTCAAAGCCGTGGCCGTGCTGTCCGGCGGCGAAAAAGCGCGCGTCGCGCTCGCCAAGATGCTGGGCCAGCCCGCCAACTTGCTGGTGATGGATGAGCCCACCAATCATCTCGACATTCTCTCGCGCCAGGTGTTGGAAGACGCGCTGGCGGACTACGAAGGCACGCTGCTGTTCATCTCCCACGATCGCGCCTTTATCAATGCCATCGCCACCAAAGTGGTGGAAGTGATCAACGGCGAGTTGAACCTCTACCCGGGCACTTATGATGATTTTGTCTGGCGCAAGCAGCAACTCGCGGAGACGGCAAGCCTGGCCGCTGCTTCCGGCGAGAATGGCCAGCCACGGCTGGCCGCTGCGAATCAGACCAAAAAGGATGAACGCCGCGCGCGCGCCGAACGGATTCAGCAGAAGTCCCGCGAGCTGCGGCCGTTGAAGCAGCGCCTGGCCGCGCTGGAAACGGAAATTGCCGGTTTGGAAAAGGAGAAAGCCGAGCTGCTGCAGGCGGTGTGTGATCCGGCGATCATTGCCAACCGCGAAATCTATCCGCAGAAATTGCGGCGGCAGCGCGAAGTCGACAGCCAGCTCGAGGCCTTCATGGAAGAATGGGCGGCGCTCAGCACCCAGGTTGAACAGGTGGAGGCGGAATACGGCGAATGAGCGGGAGAGAAAAAGACTGCCCGAGGTTCCCCATTTTCCCCACCATGCCTGCCGGTTGTCGAACGCCACTCCGATTTCACAGCGAGACACCTACCTCGAACGAGCCAAAGCCGAAGAGGGCACCAGCGCTCGCAACAACCCGAAGACGCATACACAAAAACTTGACACCCGTCTTGGCTGAACGAAGACAATAAATGATCAGGAAGTCTTTGCTTTCCTCATGTGGCGATGCAATACTGAAGAAACAGGTGGTCTGTTACTCTATTCTGCGGATGCGGTCTCGCGATGCGTCATTCAGACGAATCTCGTGAATGACTCGGTACGGTGCGCAAGTCTGCACAGGATCCTAGCAGGATGACACGAGGCGGATTGCCTATTCAAACATGGAATTGCATTCTGAAAGATTCTTGACCACAAAGCAAACGCTTGCACCGCGGAGCCGCGGAGAGCGCAGAGTAGCCACATCAAAAAGCCTTGCTCTGCGTTCTCAGCGTCTTGGCGGTGAGCTTTTGAGGTGAATGACACGGCAGCGTGCCCGAATCTTCACAAGATCCTTACGGGATGACAGTGGTGGTGGAGACATCGTGCGAGGCAACGGTGCACGAGGCACAACGCTTGCGTGCCGGGGAGGTGGCTGCAGACAATGAGAAATCGGCGGGGAAGCTCGCTTCAGCCGGCTGCTGCCGGTGACGATCGGGTTGGCGTGAACCTACCTCCGGCGCCAGCAGATCCGGCCCTGCTGCCGGACGGCCTCCACGCGCTGCTCTTCCTCGAGCAAATCGAGATGGCCCTGCACTTCGGAAATCCCCAGAAAGAAATCCGCGCCATTATCCAATGCTGGAAAAATCTCCTGCGTGAGCTGCCACAGGCTCAGCGTGCGCGTGCCGAGCAGGTCAAAGATCGTCTCGGCGCGCTGGCGGTGGAAGCGCAGGCGTCCGGCTACGAGCTCGTCGACGTTGGCGATGGCCTCACCGTGACCGGCATACGCGATGACAGGTTCGAGCGCCGCCATGCGCTGCAGCTCGCGCAGGTAATCGAGCAAACGCCGCGGCTGCCGGTCTTCGCCCGGCAGGGGCGGCTCGAGAATGGGATTTGAAGAGGTGTCTTTGAGCAAATGATCGTTGGAGAGTAACGTCCGGCTTGCGGCGTGCCACAGGCAGATCAAGCCGCCGGCATGGCCGGGCGTGTGATGGACGCGCCAATCGCAGCCGGCGAAGTTGAGATGGTCGCCCTCCTGCAGCGGCAGCGCCGGCACGAATGGATCGCGGAATTGTGAGAAGCCCTCACTCACGCGAACCATGGCGGTGATAATCGCCTCGGGCACGCCGGCCGCTTGCCAAAATTCGCGGTAGAAACGCGCGTGGCGTTGGCGCGTGCCTTCAAAGTCCATGAGCCAGGGCAGATTGCCGGCATGGGTAAACACTTGCGCGCCGCTTTGCGCTTGGATTTCCGCGGCCAGGCCGAGGTGATCGACATGATGGTGGGTGAGAATGATCTGGCCGAGGTCGGCGAAGGAATAACCTTGTGCCGCCAGGCCCGCCTGCAGCGCCGCGCGCGCGTCCGCGTATTTGGGCCCGGTGTCGATCAACGTCAGCTTCTCACCTTCGGCAAGATAAACATTCACCGGCCCGATGGGAAAGGGCGTGGGCAGGGCAATGCGATGAAGCAACGGCATGTTACCATCCTTGCAAACAGTCACGGCCTGCGCCGCGTGCGCGCGCAGCGGCTCATTTCGCCCACTTCTGCGCAGCCGGCGCGGGCCGCCATTTTGACTTGGGCTCGAAGTATTCCCACAGCAGGCGGGAGAGCCGGCGGATCAAAACGAAACCGGCGTTGTCATATTGCCAGCTTTCGTCCTCCTGGTTTTTGGTGATCACACAGAATACGTAATCACCCGCGGGCGCATTCACCAGCACGACTTCCGAGCGCGATTTATTCACCGCGCCCTGCTTCGACGCAGCTTGCATCGTGGGCGGAATCTGCGACAACGCCTCGCCGTTCCAATAGATGCGCGTGAGCGTGCGGTACATCTCTTCGCTGGCCTCCGGGCTGACGGCGCGGCCTTCCCGGATCATGACCAGCAGCTCCGCCATCTCGCGCGGCGTGGTTTGCCCCCAGCCGAATTTCTCGCGATCGGCCTCGCGGCCAGGCGTGCGCGAATTCACCCGCGTTTGTTGCAAGCCGTTGGCCGCCAGCCACTGGTTGATCGCGGTTCCCGTGCCGACCAGCTTTTGGCACCACAGACTCGCGGTGTTATCGCTGGTGGTGATCATCAGCATGATCACTTTGCTGAGTTTGATTTTCTCGCCGTCCTTGAAGGAGCCCAGAATGTCTTCGCCGGCGTAGAGCAGCGAGTCGCGATAGACCTGGTCCGCGTGATAGTCGAGCTCGCCGTCGTGCATCTTCTGAAATGCGGTGAGCAGGATCGGCACTTTGATCATACTGGCGGTGGGAAAGAGTTCATCGGCGCGAATGGCGGCACTGCGGCCGGAGGGCAGGTGGCGCACGTAGATGCCCACCTCGCCTTTGAAATCCTTGATCAAATCCTGCAGCTTCGCCGTGAGTTTGGCATCGGTTTTCTCCTTGACTGCGCCGGTTGGCGGGGCTGCGGCAACATTCAGGGCAGCCAATGCCACGGCGCCGGCCAGCAGGCAGGCTCGCATCAACGGCTCAACCCCACGGGTTGGCTTGCTCGGGCGAGGGCTCTGCAACAGGGCTGGCAGAAGTGAGTGAAGGTGAGAACGGCCCGGCAGAGTATTCATGCATCATCTCCACATTGGTAACCGGCTGCGCAAATATTGTCGAGCGCAAAATAGCGAACCGTGCCGGTAAAGTCAAGCCGGCCGGGCATGACAAAGCCCTTGCGCTTCGCGCAAAAAATCACAACCATCTGTCGCGGTTGCACTGCTGCTGCCTTCACCGAAACTCTGCCTGCCATTGCTGTGAGGATGCAAGTGTGGCGCCTGCTGGTTGTGCTGCTCTGTTGCGTACCGATTGAAACCGCATCTGCGGGTGCGCCCGCGGCCGGCCTCACGCTGCGCGTGAGCAATTGGTCGAGCCAGCAGCGCGACATCGAATATGAGTCCCGCATTCTGCGCGAGTTCGAGCGGTTGCATCCCGGCGTGCGCGCCGTGCTCGAGCCGGTGCCGGCCAATTACGATCAGAAGATTCTCACCAGCATTGTGGCCGGCTCACCACCGGACGTGTTTCTGCTGGATTCCGGCGCCATCCCGAGTTACGTCAACAAGGGGGTCGTGCGCGATCTCATGCCGTATCTGCGGCGCCGCGGCTTTGATCTCAGCGTTTACTTTCCCAACGTACTCGCCATTGCCCAACGCGATTCCGCACTGTATGCCCTGCCCAAGGATTTCACCCCGCTCGTGCTTTATTACAACAAACGGCTGTTTGATGAGGCAGGCGTGCCTTATCCGCCGGCGCAGTGGCATTGGCACGAGTTTCTCGCTGCCGCCCAGCGGCTGACACGCGATACCGATGGCGACGGCGAGAACGATCAATTCGGCGTGATCTGGCCGCAGATGACCTACATGTGGATGCCGGTGGTGTGGATGCACGGCGGCGATGTGTTCGCACCGGATGGCAGCCGCGCCACCGGTTATTTCGATTCCGCGCCCACCAAGACCGCGCTGCAGCGGATCATCGATCTGCAGCGCAAGCACAAAGTCGCGCCCAGTTTGGGTTCGCATGAGCAAGTCCGCACCTCCGGCCTGCTGCAATCGCTCTTCGTCAGCAATCGCGCCGCCATGCGCATCAGCGGGCATTGGTCGCTGCCGGCTTTCCAACCTTATATCGCAAGCGGCCAATTGCGTCTCGGGGTGACCGCGCTGCCGGTGCCCGAGAACGGCAAAAAAGTCAACGTCATGTATGAATCCGGCTGGTGCGTGCCGGTTGCCACACCGCATCCTGAGCTGGCCGTTGAGCTGGCGCTTTTTCTCTCCGGTGAATTTGCGGCGCG
This genomic window from bacterium contains:
- a CDS encoding T9SS type A sorting domain-containing protein — translated: MMPKLLVLLLLLYPLTAGAQFPWPVTPFQETHVITGTFCEYRDTAPAPHYHNGTDIPKEDRSPVYPCADGIVTAIDPTGSSAYVRVGRFAYVHIAPNPALSLGDSVFKSETVLGTILDGLGHVHLTEGQVGSEVNALRISTGLAPYVDTWAPVINFVKLFLTGTNSEFTGGNVSSRVDIVAHLSERNGPPGSSSSVLNNGAYKVGYRILTANRDSVVYLPPTNGVRFQFDRKPSGDVHYTFHPSYSSTSMHVYYVSNTANGRAYWDTETLPPGNYMLHVFAEDTYGNAGNAYVPVQISKKDLLAPARPLLLSISKPATPVARWLANSEVDLRGYRLYASAENVNAWQLALDETTLPRNVTSASLAMPAHDAYYRLTAVDTTAPPNESPYSDVYGLASSPRPERILIVDGFDRFGNSGSWSQPWHYFVFHHGDAIAAAGFAFESCANEEIISGAIKLADYQAVFWLLGDESTTDETFNDTEQARVKAYLQNGGKLFVSGSEVAWDLDTAARGTAGDEAFLRDYLRADYVADDANNTTVTGEAGGIFAGLNFTYGSLPYIEDYPDAIAPVAGSTACLRYGNGQIAGVQFEGVFPNGTQPGKLVYLGFPFETISAATARGELMQRVLAFFFPGATAVADAPASDIPREFVLYQNYPNPFNPATTIRFGLPAAASVRLEIFDMLGRRVRTWPARVYQAGIHSLSWEGKTDAGVTVTSGEYFLRMVAEANGREKISRVIKLSFVR
- a CDS encoding complement resistance protein TraT; this encodes MNRPRNELGRWIALGAALGAGMGVVMHNIGVGVGIGIALGALIGFLRSRR
- the ilvE gene encoding branched-chain-amino-acid transaminase, which codes for MSTLKTLRGAGSAPEAIPLPIRKLLVPELERLAFDVYQTSRMYLACHVSSNHPEESRHWPNSCLETGWEHYYSDDYVESNWHSVADSPLVPLQHLSLHPATCALHYGTAAFEGTKAYLSARGRVVLFRIRDNARRLQKTASRVLLPKVPVEMFAEAVASTVLANREVIPPYRPANWAWPTRNPLCLYVRPLLIGHGPQLGVRPAKDHLFLVYCSPVRAYYPVEGMNVLITQHFHRAAPGGTGDVKIAGNYVSGLLPAQLARHGCDWAGGKPVKVSDQPFHDVLYLDAQHSQFVEEFSGANLLAVTAGGTLVSPQSENILSGITRDSVLTLARDLGIPVEHRPLPVSEIMSPKQIAEVFCTGNAAVITPIVSLHYQGNTRKLAIEEYKITRRLWERLAEVQLQTGADPHGWVQEIG
- a CDS encoding LytTR family transcriptional regulator, with protein sequence MISTQTRAPQNSPVDHDFSPALYPQWRDRLPIYRLGKQFFLPVAKIVWIGTKHRLVYAYTENRHHALDFGMEELYAWLNPASFFRVHRSAIVNLQQIEKVTHLPDGRCQLRMKDGFQSEVTVSRYRAPEFMKAMRTRALHSPA
- a CDS encoding ABC-F family ATP-binding cassette domain-containing protein; the encoded protein is MIHIHNLNKQFGPQVVFADASAHIPPHTRVGLVGPNGSGKTTLFRLLIGEEQPDAGSIVLAKGARLGHLKQEVWDNPERSILAEVLAGFPELQALEQNLIELEAALASNHEPGLIARYGELRQRFEALGGYDREHEAKKILSGIGFSPAQFSQPLHTFSGGWMMRVALAKLLLSKPEVLLLDEPTNHLDLEAIVWLEDFLLDYPGTIVLTTHDQVFMQRIAARIIEISSRQLVTYLGDFESYAEQKAARREQLEAQFKNQQKKIEQTERFIERFRYKATKARQVQSRIKMLEKLERVQVETEAPRAMKFRLPQPERSGVDVITLRGVLKRYGEKVVYRKLDFHLARGEKVALLGPNGAGKSTLLKIVAGVLPIEDGERSYGHNVTVEYYAQHQLESLNPAATVYEEIAGVTGHLLPEQRRTLLGAFLFSGDDVFKAVAVLSGGEKARVALAKMLGQPANLLVMDEPTNHLDILSRQVLEDALADYEGTLLFISHDRAFINAIATKVVEVINGELNLYPGTYDDFVWRKQQLAETASLAAASGENGQPRLAAANQTKKDERRARAERIQQKSRELRPLKQRLAALETEIAGLEKEKAELLQAVCDPAIIANREIYPQKLRRQREVDSQLEAFMEEWAALSTQVEQVEAEYGE